A single window of Streptomyces aquilus DNA harbors:
- a CDS encoding helix-turn-helix transcriptional regulator has product MAGSGERARHWRYTELPGVDLLRARYVRKNFVRHTHESFVIAAIADGVEVFHYRGADRYAGAGALALVNPDTVHTGRAGVPEGWRYGAVYPSREVVAGIAAETTSIRGTPGFVDPVLDDPYAVGLVHQVLRAADEGNALAADTLLRVAVTRLLRLNGGVLPRREVRSAGARVAVRARALLEERMAEPPSLEALARELGVGSFALLRAFRDLYGMPPHAWLTDARVRRARLLLDGGTSPGEAAVAVGFSDQPHLNRHFSRIVGVPPGAYQRERKNVQDVGRGLV; this is encoded by the coding sequence TGGCGGTATACCGAGTTGCCCGGGGTCGATCTGCTGCGGGCTCGGTATGTGCGGAAGAACTTTGTGCGGCACACCCATGAGAGCTTCGTGATCGCCGCCATCGCGGACGGGGTCGAGGTCTTTCACTATCGGGGTGCTGATCGGTACGCGGGGGCCGGGGCGCTTGCCCTGGTCAATCCGGATACGGTGCATACCGGGCGGGCGGGGGTGCCCGAGGGGTGGCGGTACGGGGCCGTGTATCCGTCGCGTGAGGTGGTGGCCGGGATCGCTGCCGAGACCACGTCGATCCGTGGGACCCCGGGGTTCGTCGATCCAGTTCTTGATGATCCGTATGCCGTCGGGCTGGTGCATCAGGTGTTGCGGGCCGCTGACGAGGGCAATGCGCTGGCCGCCGACACACTGCTCCGCGTTGCTGTGACCCGGTTGCTGCGGCTGAACGGTGGGGTGCTGCCACGGCGGGAGGTGCGGTCGGCGGGGGCTCGGGTGGCTGTTCGCGCGCGTGCCTTGCTGGAGGAGCGGATGGCCGAGCCGCCGAGCCTGGAGGCGCTGGCGCGGGAGCTCGGTGTCGGGTCGTTCGCGTTGTTGCGGGCCTTTCGGGATCTGTACGGGATGCCGCCGCATGCCTGGCTCACCGACGCGCGCGTGCGGCGGGCCCGGCTGTTGCTGGACGGGGGTACGTCGCCGGGGGAGGCCGCCGTCGCCGTGGGGTTCAGTGATCAGCCGCATCTGAATCGGCACTTCTCGCGGATCGTCGGCGTGCCGCCCGGGGCGTACCAGCGTGAGCGCAAGAACGTACAAGACGTCGGACGGGGCCTCGTCTAG
- a CDS encoding AzlC family ABC transporter permease, with translation MGEQKAFVDTAAGDGRKTDAAVVRDALGVGVAVGLSGFAFGVTSAGSGLTLLQTCALSLLVFTGASQFALVGALAAGGNPLTAAAGAFFLGVRNAFYGLRLSQLLALPRVVRPFAAQWVIDETAAVALAQTGRRQVRIGFAVTGLSLYALWNLTTLLGALGAEAIGDTDAWGLDAAGPAVFLALLAPMLKSGTERAVAGLAVLLGLGLLPVLPAGVPVLAAALAAPVVLWAEGRRQDGRGQR, from the coding sequence GTGGGAGAACAGAAAGCTTTCGTGGACACAGCCGCCGGTGACGGGCGCAAGACCGATGCCGCCGTCGTACGGGACGCCCTCGGAGTCGGGGTCGCCGTGGGACTGTCCGGGTTCGCCTTCGGGGTGACCTCGGCGGGGAGTGGGCTCACCCTGTTGCAGACGTGTGCACTCAGCCTTCTGGTGTTCACCGGGGCCTCTCAGTTCGCGCTCGTGGGGGCGCTGGCCGCCGGTGGGAATCCGCTGACCGCGGCCGCCGGGGCCTTCTTCCTCGGAGTGCGCAATGCCTTCTACGGGCTTCGTCTGTCGCAGTTGCTGGCGCTCCCGCGCGTGGTGCGGCCGTTCGCCGCTCAGTGGGTGATCGATGAGACGGCGGCTGTTGCGCTGGCTCAGACCGGGCGGCGACAGGTGCGGATCGGGTTCGCGGTCACGGGGCTGAGTCTCTATGCGCTGTGGAATCTCACCACCCTGCTGGGCGCGCTCGGGGCCGAGGCCATCGGGGACACCGACGCCTGGGGGCTTGATGCCGCCGGGCCGGCCGTGTTCCTCGCGTTGCTCGCGCCGATGCTGAAGAGCGGCACCGAGCGTGCCGTCGCCGGGCTCGCCGTGCTGCTGGGGCTCGGGCTGCTGCCCGTGCTGCCTGCTGGGGTGCCGGTGCTGGCGGCCGCTCTCGCGGCTCCCGTGGTGTTGTGGGCCGAGGGCCGTCGGCAGGATGGGCGGGGGCAGCGGTGA
- a CDS encoding AzlD domain-containing protein, protein MSVWIAIGVTAVGCYAVKLVGLLVPEGALERPLVKRLAALLPVALLAALTAQQTFADGRELVLDARLAGVAAAAVAVLLRAPFLLVVAAAVVVTAGVRAMGG, encoded by the coding sequence GTGAGCGTCTGGATCGCGATCGGCGTCACCGCCGTGGGCTGTTACGCCGTCAAGCTCGTCGGACTGCTCGTTCCCGAGGGGGCTCTGGAGCGGCCGCTGGTGAAGCGGCTGGCCGCGCTGCTGCCGGTTGCCCTGCTGGCCGCTCTCACGGCCCAGCAGACCTTTGCCGACGGGCGTGAGCTGGTGCTGGACGCCAGGCTTGCGGGGGTTGCCGCGGCCGCGGTGGCGGTCTTGCTGCGTGCTCCCTTCCTGCTCGTCGTCGCGGCGGCCGTGGTGGTCACGGCGGGAGTCCGGGCCATGGGCGGGTGA
- a CDS encoding DUF3046 domain-containing protein has protein sequence MRLTVFWQRMADHFGPGYDDTFARDHVMAELGGRTVYEALDAGWDAKDVWRVVCTVMNVPQEKR, from the coding sequence ATGCGGTTGACGGTCTTCTGGCAGCGGATGGCGGACCATTTCGGTCCCGGGTACGACGACACCTTCGCGCGCGACCACGTCATGGCCGAACTCGGCGGGCGCACGGTGTACGAGGCCCTGGACGCCGGCTGGGACGCCAAGGACGTGTGGCGTGTGGTGTGCACCGTCATGAATGTGCCGCAAGAGAAGCGTTGA